CGACGCCTTGGTCCGCGTCCTTCCGGGAGTTCTGCGCGGCCTATTGTACCGCCCGGTTCGGGCCGGACTGGCACCTTTCCCCGGAACAGTCCCTGCTGCTTCACGCGGAAAACACCGTCATGCCGCAGCAGGTCATCGTCTATGCGCCCCGGGGCACCAACAACGCCGTCGAACTGCTGTTCGGCACGTCATTGTACGATCTCAGGCAAAGGGACATGCCGCCGGATGCCGACCTGACGGACCGGGACGGGCTGCGGCTGTTCGTGCCCGAGGCGGCACTGGTGCGCGTGCCGGCGGCGTTCTTCGTCCGGCACCCGGTCGAGGCGCAGGTCGTACTCTCAGGCGTCCGCGAGGCGGCCGACCTGCTCGGGCGGCTGCTCGATGGCGGCCGTTCGGTGGTTGCCGGGCGGCTGGCCGGCGCATTCCGCCGCATCGGCAGGGGCGAGGTGGCCGACGAGATTCTGGGCGTCATGAAACGCGCCGGCTACGACGTCCGCGAAGCCGATCCGTTCGAGCCGAAACGGGCCTTTGGTGCGCTGAGCCGGGCGCAGGCGCCGATTGTCGGCCGCCTGCAATCGCTGTGGGAGGCGATGCGGGAGCCTGTGATCGCGGCATTTCCCGAAGCGCCCGGCCTGCCCGATGACCCCGAAGCCTATATGTCCTTCGTTGACGTTATCTATCGGAACGATGCCTATCACTCGCTGTCGATCGAGGGTTACCGCGTTACGCCGGAGCTGATTGACCGGGTGCGCGGGGGCAACTGGGACCCGGACAATTGCGACGCCGACCGGCAGGGCCGGGATGCGCTGGCAGCGCGCGGTTACTGGCAGGCGTTCCGGCTCGTGCGGGCGGCGGTGGGCGAGATCGTCGGCGGCGGTGAAGCCGGCGCCCTGGTCCGCAAGGCCCACCGCAACTGGTATCGCGAACTGTTTCAGCCTTGCGTCGCCGCCGGCCTGATCGCGGCTTCAGCTTTGGCGGGTTATCGCAACGATGCCGTGTTCCGGCGGGGATCGCGGCATGTACCGCCGCGCCGGGAGGCGGTGCGCGATGCCATGCCGGCCCTGTTCGATCTGCTGGAAGCCGAATCCGAACCTTCCGTTCGCGCCGTACTCGGGCACTGGCTGTTCGGCTATGTCCATCCCTACCCGGACGGCAACGGGCGCATGGCGCGGCTTGTCATGAACGCGATGCTGGCATCCGGCGGCTATCCGTGGACCGTCATCCGGGTCGGGGATCGTGATGCCTACCTGGCGGCGCTTGAAAGCGCCAGCATCGATCAGGATATCCGGCCGTTCGCACAGTTTGTGGCGGACCGGGTTGCTTGGTCGCCGGGTCGGGCTGAGATGGCCTCGTATAGTGCGGAGTTTCGGGATCGGGACAGGTAGGTCACCGGGGAAGCTCTGCAATCAGATGACGAGGTCATGGAACGTCACCCGTGGTAGGTAGTTTGAATTCGACCGATTCCGAGATGATGACGGGTACCAGCGTCCGTTTGAGCAGATTGGGTGAAGAATTGGGGGAATTTGCTGGGCTGGGCGGTCCCTCGCTGGATCGAATCAGCAACATTTGCATGACCCGCATATGAGGAGCGGACGCCAGCCTGCGTCGATAAGGGACGATATCCGATCGAACGTCAAGCAGGTCCGGACGGAATGGCGGAAAGGTCTGACGGCGATTGCCCTCCCTGCCAAGGGGTTGGAAGCGGCAACCGTTACTGGATAGGCGTCGCGAAACGCGGCTGGTCCGCCGCCGTCTCGGACCGGGCGTTGATCGGCCAGGGGCCGGTCGCCTGGTCCTTCGCCCAGCCGGGGATCGGCCCGCGACCCGTCCGCACGGCTCCCCTGCGCTCCTGCGGTCAGCCAGCCAGGCCGGCGACCGGCCGCCAGCGGCCTAGTCGTCGAGGATGATTCCCACTAGTTTCTCGAACGAGAATGAAAAGGCAGGGCCGGGCGGTCCTCTCTTCGCTGGATTTCCGGGCTAATGAGACATCGCCAATTGTCGTTGAGGGAATATTTCAAGAGTCGGACGAGCTGCCGCGTCCGAGCGGGACTGGGCGTCACAAACGGAGCCGAGCATTCCTCCTTGCTCCGGCG
Above is a genomic segment from Rhodospirillaceae bacterium containing:
- a CDS encoding Fic family protein encodes the protein MATPNEKLAASLAQFRKLQGRGQRVLRSGELTRVHRERLVRNGFLREVMKGWLISWSPDADPGDTTPWSASFREFCAAYCTARFGPDWHLSPEQSLLLHAENTVMPQQVIVYAPRGTNNAVELLFGTSLYDLRQRDMPPDADLTDRDGLRLFVPEAALVRVPAAFFVRHPVEAQVVLSGVREAADLLGRLLDGGRSVVAGRLAGAFRRIGRGEVADEILGVMKRAGYDVREADPFEPKRAFGALSRAQAPIVGRLQSLWEAMREPVIAAFPEAPGLPDDPEAYMSFVDVIYRNDAYHSLSIEGYRVTPELIDRVRGGNWDPDNCDADRQGRDALAARGYWQAFRLVRAAVGEIVGGGEAGALVRKAHRNWYRELFQPCVAAGLIAASALAGYRNDAVFRRGSRHVPPRREAVRDAMPALFDLLEAESEPSVRAVLGHWLFGYVHPYPDGNGRMARLVMNAMLASGGYPWTVIRVGDRDAYLAALESASIDQDIRPFAQFVADRVAWSPGRAEMASYSAEFRDRDR